TACCAACTTTGTTTGAATCTTGTACTTCAAAAGTTAGTGCTAGTACGGTAATGGCAACTGATGATTTAGAAAGTAAACTTATTGTTCCTAAAAACAATGGTTTGAAAATTACCGGAACTTTTTTGGATGAAATATCACATGATATTCCACATCAGAACTGGGGTGAGAAAGAATGGGACTTGGATTTTCAGCACATGAAAAATATAGGAATTGATACGGTAATAATGATCCGTTCTGGTTATCGTAAGTTTGTCACTTTTCCTTCTCCTTATTTATTGAAGAAAGGTTGTTATATGCCTTCCGTTGACTTGGTGGATATGTTTTTACGTTTAGCTGAAAAGTATGGAATGAAATTCTATTTTGGACTATACGATTCGGGTAAATACTGGGACACAGGGGATATGACCTGGGAAGTGGAAGATAACAAATATGTAATTGATGAAGTTTGGGAAAATTATGGTTCCAAGTATAAAAGTTTTGGAGGATGGTATATCAGTGGTGAAATAAGCCGGGCAACGAAAGGGGCGATTGGTGCTTTCCATGCATTAGGAAAACAATGTAAGGATATATCTAATGGATTGCCTACTTTCATATCTCCTTGGATTGATGGAAAAAAAGCAATCATGGGAACGACAAAAATGACTAAAGAAGATGCCGTTTCTGTACAACAACACGAAAAAGAATGGGATGAAATTTTTGATGGAATTCATGATGTGGTAGATGCATGTGCATTTCAAGATGGGCATATTGATTATGACGAATTGGATGCGTTCTTTTCTGTCAATAAAAAATTAGCAGATAAGTATGGTATGCAATGTTGGACAAATGCCGAATCTTTTGACCGTGATATGCCTATTCGTTTTCTACCCATTAAGTTTGATAAACTTCGGATGAAGTTGGAAGCAGCTAAACGTGCCGGATATGATAAGGCTATTACTTTTGAATTTTCTCATTTTATGAGTCCGCAATCAGCCTATCTGCAAGCAGGTCATTTATATGACAGATATAAAGAATATTTTGAAATAAAATAAATGTGATGAAGTCTACAATCAATATTGGTTATCTTATATTCCTTTCTGTTGTGGCAGCATTGGGAGGCTTTTTGTTCGGATATGATACCGCAGTTATATCGGGAACAATTGCCCAAGTGACTCAACTTTTTCAATTAGATGCACTACAACAGGGATGGTATGTAGGATGTGCTTTAGTGGGTTCTATTGTAGGTGTTCTTTTTGCTGGAATCTTAAGTGATAAGTTAGGAAGAAAACTTACGATGGTTATATCAGCTGTGTTGTTCTCCACATCAGCTCTAGGATGTGCTCTATCAGCCGATTTTGCCCAATTGGTAGTTTATCGGATTATAGGTGGAGTAGGAATAGGGGTTGTGTCCATTGTTTCTCCTCTTTATATATCAGAACTAGCTGTAGCGCAGTATAGAGGACGTTTGGTGTCATTGTATCAGTTGGCTGTAACAGTTGGTTTTTTGGGAGCTTATTTAGTTAACTATCAATTATTGGCATGGGCGGAGAGTGGTACGCAATTAAGTGTGGATTGGTTGAATAAAATATTTATAACTGAAGTATGGAGAGGCATGTTGGGTATGGAAACATTGCCGGCAATCTTATTCTTCATTATCATATTTTTTATTCCGGAAAGTCCCCGCTGGTTAATCGTGCGTGGAAAGGAATTGAAAGCTGTAAATATATTAGAGAAAATATATAATTCGATTACAGAAGCGAAAAGTCAATTAAATGAAACGAAATCTGTGCTGACCTCTGAAACAAAATCGGAATGGTCTTTATTGATGAAGCCTGGAATCTTCAAAGCTGTTATTATCGGTGTGTGTATTGCGATTTTAGGACAGTTTATGGGTGTGAACGCAGTACTTTATTATGGCCCTTCTATCTTTGAAAACGCAGGACTTTCAGGAGGAGATTCTCTTTTTTACCAAGTTCTGGTAGGACTAGTCAATACTTTGACCACCGTTCTGGCTCTTGTCATCATCGATAAAGTAGGCCGCAAGAAGCTGGTATATTACGGAGTTTCGGGCATGGTTGTTTCTCTGATTCTCATCGGCCTGTACTTCCTCTTCGGAGATTCCCTGGGAGTATCCAGCCTCTTCCTGCTCGTTTTCTTCCTGTTCTATGTATTCTGCTGTGCTGTTTCTATCTGTGCCGTGGTGTTCGTACTCCTCTCGGAGATGTATCCCACCAAGGTTCGCGGACTGGCCATGTCGATAGCAGGATTCTCCCTGTGGATCGGAACGTACCTGATCGGACAGTTAACCCCCTGGATGCTCCAGAACCTTACCCCCGCCGGAACATTCTTCCTGTTCGCCGTTATGTGCGTGCCGTATATGCTGATTGTCTGGAAACTCGTGCCGGAAACCACCGGAAAGTCGCTGGAGGAGATTGAAAGATACTGGACCCGTTCGGAACAGTAAAACAAACAGACCTTAATAACAATAAACTAACAACAGGACAGTAGAAATAGTTAGAGATGTTTTTTTGTATGGCCATTCAATAAACGTTATCATCTATATACCTATCCATGCTGTCTTATAATAGATAATATGATGGATTTTAAGAAATTAGCAAATCAATACAAGGATGAACTTTTGGACAATGTCCTTCCTTTCTGGCTTGAACATTCGCAGGACCATGAGCTTGGTGGTTACTTCACCTGCCTGGACCGTGAAGGAAAAGTTTTCGATACGGATAAATTCGTTTGGTTGCAAGGTAGAGAAGTATGGATGTTCTCCATGCTTTACAACAAAGTGGAGAAACGTAAGGAATGGCTGGATTGTGCCGTTCAGGGTGGCGAATTCCTAAAAAAATATGGACATGACGGCAATTATAACTGGTATTTTTCCCTTGACCGTTCGGGTAGACCATTGGTAGAACCCTACAATATCTTTTCGTATACATTCGCCACCATGGCTTTCGGTCAGTTAGGTCTTGCCACCGGCAATCAGGAATATGCAGACATTGCCAGGAAAACCTTCGATATCATCCTGTCTAAAGCGGATAATCCGAAAGGAAAGTGGAACAAGCTTCATCCCGATACACGCAATCTGAAGAATTTTGCCCTTCCGATGATCCTCTGCAACCTGGCTATGGAAATAGAGCATATTTTAGGGAAAGACTATCTGGAAAAAGCGATGAATACTTGTATCCATGAAGTAATGGACGTTTTTTACCGTCCCGAACTTGGTGGGATCATAGTTGAGAACGTAGACATCGACGGTAATCTGGTGGATTGTTTTGAAGGTCGTCAGGTCACTCCGGGACATGCCATTGAAGCCATGTGGTTTATCATGGACCTAGGCAAACGCCTGAACCGTCCGGAATTGATAGAGAAAGCCAAAGACACCACCCTTACCATGCTCAATTATGGTTGGGATAAAGAGTACGGCGGCATTTATTACTTTATGGATCGCAATGGTTGCCCACCTCAACAATTGGAGTGGGATCAGAAACTTTGGTGGGTGCATATTGAAACACTCATCTCTCTCCTGAAGAGCTATCAACTAACCGGAGACAAACAATGCCTGGAGTGGTTTGAGAAAGTACATGACTATACGTGGGAGCATTTCAAGGATAAAGAACACCCCGAATGGTATGGATACTTGAATCGAAGAGGTGAAGTATTGCTGCCACTCAAAGGAGGGAAATGGAAAGGGTGCTTCCATGTGCCAAGAGGACTGTTTCAGTGCTGGAAAACATTAGAAGACTTGATGAATTATAAATAACCCCTCGTTTTATTAACATTAATATTTAATATGGAGAAACAAATCACATGGAGTATAAGGTTTATAGCCTTATTCATCTGTTCGCTTTCTTTCTTAAACGCTCATGCTCAAAAAAACACGAACGTGAAAGGGACAGTGTATGACTCAAACAATGAACCGCTTGTCGGTGCTACTGTTAGTGTAAAAGGGAATTTGTCCAATGGTACTATTACCAATATTGACGGACAGTTTAACTTAAATGTACAAGACTTAAAATCAACTTTAGTCATTTCATTTGTTGGATATCAGACTCAAGAAGTTGCTTTGCAAGGACGTTCAGAGATTACTATCAGATTACAAGAAGATGCAAAAGCATTGGATGAAGTTGTGGTAGTTGGATATGGAACCCAAAAAAAGAAGTTCTTAATAGGTTCCGTTTCTCAAGTAGGCTCTAAAGAGTTGACGATGGCTCCTCAAGCCAACCTATCCAATATGATGACAGGTAAATTACCAGGAGTAACAAGTGTTCAACGTTCCGGTCTTCCCGGAAACGACCAAACATCTATCAACATTCGCGGTTTAGGCACTTTTTTAGATTCAAGTCCCCTCATATTAGTGGATGGTGTCGAACGTATGTTGAATACAGTAAATCCGAATGATGTAGAAAACATATCTATTCTAAAAGATGCCGCCACAGCATCTGTTTATGGTTTGGCAGCAGCAAATGGAGTTATCTTGGTAACAACCAAGAAGGGTACTGAAGGTAAAGTTACGCTTTCATATGACGGTTCTGTAACTTTCCAAAAAAACACAGCCATGCCTGAAATGTTAAATGGTCCTGACTATATCTATTGGTATAATAAAGCTAGTGAACTTGATGGTAATGGTCCGTATTACGGAGCTGATATTCAGACAAAAGTTGCTAATAACTATGATCCGGAAGGTAAATATGGAAATACAAACTGGACGAAAGAAGTTTTCAAGAATCATGGTTTTACACATCAACATAATATTTCGGCTTCCGGTGGTAACAAAAACATCCGCTTCTTTACTAGTATAGGTATGTTAGATCAATCTGGTATCATCGAAAATGTGAATTATGATCGTTATAATGTCCGTTCTAATGTAGAAGGTAATATAACCAAGGATTTAACGTTCGAACTTAATATCTCCGGTTTCTATGAAGAAAAAAACTGGCCTGGAATTAGTACAAGCGCACAAGCCGAACAAAATCCAATTCAGCAGGCTGTTTATGCGGCTCCTATTATTCCCATTTATTATCAAGGAGAATACACAGCTTGGATTGGTCCTGGTAGTTCCACCACACAAAGCCCACTTGCAACATTGAGAAACAGCGGATTCCAGAAAAATCAAAGACATGAGTTTGATGGTACAATGAAAGTTAGTTATGCTTTTCCTTGGGTAAAAGGATTGAAAGCCTCCCTCGGTTTAGTTTATGATACTAGCTATTCGGAAGATAATGGTTTTCTGGTAGGATATAATGTTAATGCTTATAGCGCAGACTCAAAATCATACAATTTAATGCGTGCTTCTTCTACAAGTGAGAAAGGTAATTATACAAAGTCGGCCTCTTCTTTCAGAAGATTTATGGTCCGCCCGACTGTTGAATATGCAAATACCTTTGGCAAGCATGCAGTTTCTGCTTTATTCTTATATGAACAGACACAACTGAAAGGTTCTACAATGACAGGGAAGATGAGTGGTTATAACTTCCATGATCCGGTTGACCTTTCATTAGGTACTGAATTTGTATCCAATCCTACAGGCAGTCACAGTGATAAAGCTACCATTGGTTATGTAGGACGTTTCAATTATATTTTCGATAAAAGATACCTTGCAGAATTTGCTTTCCGTGTAGATGGATCCTATAAATTCGCTAAAGATAAAAGATGGGGCTTCTTCCCTTCTGTATCTCTTGGATGGGTAATCTCTGAAGAAAACTTTATGAAAAATAACATCTCTTCTATCAATTTACTAAAGCTTCGCGCTTCTGTTGGTGAATTAGGTAGTGATAATACAGATGCTTTTTTACATAGAAGTATTTTTAAGGTAGAGAAGAATGCGTATATATTCGGAGGAATTCCTTATGCGGGATTAGGTGCATCCAACTCTATTACTTCCAGCTTAACCTGGTCTACCACTCGCAGTTACAACATTGGTGCTGACCTGACAATGTGGAATGGATTACTAGGAGTAGAATTCGATTTATTTTATAAGTTAACAAAAGACATACAAGAAAGCCGGAGCGGCGGTTTTCCTCCTTCACTAGGTGGAAATTATGCCCAAAAAGGAAATACTGGCAAGATCGATAATCGCGGTTTTGAGTTGGTATTGAAGCATCAGAACCATGTTAATGACTTCTATTATAACATAACTGGTAGTGTGGCATGGGCT
The Bacteroides caecimuris DNA segment above includes these coding regions:
- a CDS encoding sugar porter family MFS transporter, which translates into the protein MKSTINIGYLIFLSVVAALGGFLFGYDTAVISGTIAQVTQLFQLDALQQGWYVGCALVGSIVGVLFAGILSDKLGRKLTMVISAVLFSTSALGCALSADFAQLVVYRIIGGVGIGVVSIVSPLYISELAVAQYRGRLVSLYQLAVTVGFLGAYLVNYQLLAWAESGTQLSVDWLNKIFITEVWRGMLGMETLPAILFFIIIFFIPESPRWLIVRGKELKAVNILEKIYNSITEAKSQLNETKSVLTSETKSEWSLLMKPGIFKAVIIGVCIAILGQFMGVNAVLYYGPSIFENAGLSGGDSLFYQVLVGLVNTLTTVLALVIIDKVGRKKLVYYGVSGMVVSLILIGLYFLFGDSLGVSSLFLLVFFLFYVFCCAVSICAVVFVLLSEMYPTKVRGLAMSIAGFSLWIGTYLIGQLTPWMLQNLTPAGTFFLFAVMCVPYMLIVWKLVPETTGKSLEEIERYWTRSEQ
- a CDS encoding DUF4434 domain-containing protein; this encodes MKTLDRRDFLKKATLASASALTVPTLFESCTSKVSASTVMATDDLESKLIVPKNNGLKITGTFLDEISHDIPHQNWGEKEWDLDFQHMKNIGIDTVIMIRSGYRKFVTFPSPYLLKKGCYMPSVDLVDMFLRLAEKYGMKFYFGLYDSGKYWDTGDMTWEVEDNKYVIDEVWENYGSKYKSFGGWYISGEISRATKGAIGAFHALGKQCKDISNGLPTFISPWIDGKKAIMGTTKMTKEDAVSVQQHEKEWDEIFDGIHDVVDACAFQDGHIDYDELDAFFSVNKKLADKYGMQCWTNAESFDRDMPIRFLPIKFDKLRMKLEAAKRAGYDKAITFEFSHFMSPQSAYLQAGHLYDRYKEYFEIK
- a CDS encoding AGE family epimerase/isomerase → MDFKKLANQYKDELLDNVLPFWLEHSQDHELGGYFTCLDREGKVFDTDKFVWLQGREVWMFSMLYNKVEKRKEWLDCAVQGGEFLKKYGHDGNYNWYFSLDRSGRPLVEPYNIFSYTFATMAFGQLGLATGNQEYADIARKTFDIILSKADNPKGKWNKLHPDTRNLKNFALPMILCNLAMEIEHILGKDYLEKAMNTCIHEVMDVFYRPELGGIIVENVDIDGNLVDCFEGRQVTPGHAIEAMWFIMDLGKRLNRPELIEKAKDTTLTMLNYGWDKEYGGIYYFMDRNGCPPQQLEWDQKLWWVHIETLISLLKSYQLTGDKQCLEWFEKVHDYTWEHFKDKEHPEWYGYLNRRGEVLLPLKGGKWKGCFHVPRGLFQCWKTLEDLMNYK
- a CDS encoding SusC/RagA family TonB-linked outer membrane protein translates to MEKQITWSIRFIALFICSLSFLNAHAQKNTNVKGTVYDSNNEPLVGATVSVKGNLSNGTITNIDGQFNLNVQDLKSTLVISFVGYQTQEVALQGRSEITIRLQEDAKALDEVVVVGYGTQKKKFLIGSVSQVGSKELTMAPQANLSNMMTGKLPGVTSVQRSGLPGNDQTSINIRGLGTFLDSSPLILVDGVERMLNTVNPNDVENISILKDAATASVYGLAAANGVILVTTKKGTEGKVTLSYDGSVTFQKNTAMPEMLNGPDYIYWYNKASELDGNGPYYGADIQTKVANNYDPEGKYGNTNWTKEVFKNHGFTHQHNISASGGNKNIRFFTSIGMLDQSGIIENVNYDRYNVRSNVEGNITKDLTFELNISGFYEEKNWPGISTSAQAEQNPIQQAVYAAPIIPIYYQGEYTAWIGPGSSTTQSPLATLRNSGFQKNQRHEFDGTMKVSYAFPWVKGLKASLGLVYDTSYSEDNGFLVGYNVNAYSADSKSYNLMRASSTSEKGNYTKSASSFRRFMVRPTVEYANTFGKHAVSALFLYEQTQLKGSTMTGKMSGYNFHDPVDLSLGTEFVSNPTGSHSDKATIGYVGRFNYIFDKRYLAEFAFRVDGSYKFAKDKRWGFFPSVSLGWVISEENFMKNNISSINLLKLRASVGELGSDNTDAFLHRSIFKVEKNAYIFGGIPYAGLGASNSITSSLTWSTTRSYNIGADLTMWNGLLGVEFDLFYKLTKDIQESRSGGFPPSLGGNYAQKGNTGKIDNRGFELVLKHQNHVNDFYYNITGSVAWARNKVLSRIESESTPWYRTNIGEPLGQIYGYKAIGLYQTQEQLDNRPFVGNGVQRFGDIMYEDINGDGKITQDGDKVKIGHSTLPELNYSLSMDFNWKGFNFSALWQGAAIVSYTLNGTYNHGSMDNTVYTRPFYSGGNAPYYLVEDSWTPENINARYPRLSAIHNGNNAYTSSWWLVNGNFLRLKNLQLGYTIPKKILAKANIGLSNVRVYVAGTNLLTFTDFKYCDPEMAIINNGYYPQQKNYSVGLNITF